From a region of the Gossypium raimondii isolate GPD5lz chromosome 10, ASM2569854v1, whole genome shotgun sequence genome:
- the LOC105777621 gene encoding ankyrin repeat-containing protein BDA1, which yields MDERMIGAAQTGDINILYELILNDPYVFQRIDDVPFFHTPLHVAASAGHIDFMMEMINLKPSFARKLNQAGFSPMHLALQNQHTQAVLRLLRFDEGLVRVKGREGFTPLHHVVQNGNVDFLIKFLEVCPEAIEDVTVRDETVFHLAVKNDRFEAFQVLVGWLIRSRHKAANRWEKELLSWADIDGNTVLHVAAIRNRPQVVKVLLERLCGDHINAKNAEGLTALDIPSQYPLVEGKVDYKASIKDMISKAGGLSGSSLPKTSVHIESLKGKVSVLQKFATMASRGKKGIPHEMRNTFLVVTVLIITATYTATLNPPKQPDTISNSRNFHLRYDASVGSTSTGPAPTPPPAEEEKFKNILDVSTMFWLYNTLTFWAATVLTAYLLPSRSICLFILITLSLFGTCYMLLVAVSIRTLALEYLFSLSTPGSVSYPRLSIANYCLATVLALVTLYRTSYYMLYRFVPKRRFFLLLQVVSLCIFAGILVPAILNSETILEITEYGM from the exons ATGGATGAGAGGATGATAGGTGCTGCACAAACAGGAGACATAAACATCTTGTATGAGTTAATTCTGAATGATCCATATGTTTTTCAGCGTATCGATGATGTACCTTTTTTCCATACTCCTTTGCATGTAGCAGCCTCTGCAGGGCATATTGATTTTATGATGGAGATGATCAACTTAAAGCCATCGTTTGCAAGAAAGCTAAACCAAGCTGGGTTTAGCCCCATGCACTTGGCTCTGCAAAATCAACACACTCAAGCAGTGCTTCGACTCCTCAGGTTTGATGAAGGCCTTGTTCGTGTCAAAGGGCGGGAGGGCTTCACTCCTTTGCATCATGTGGTTCAAAATGGAAATGTTGATTTTTTGATCAAGTTCCTTGAGGTTTGCCCCGAGGCTATTGAAGATGTGACTGTTCGAGATGAGACGGTTTTCCATCTTGCCGTAAAAAATGACAGGTTTGAAGCTTTCCAAGTCTTGGTGGGGTGGCTTATAAGGAGCCGCCATAAAGCTGCCAACCGTTGGGAGAAAGAACTACTGAGTTGGGCAGACATTGATGGCAACACTGTTTTACATGTCGCTGCTATCAGAAACAGACCTCAG GTGGTAAAAGTACTGCTGGAACGCTTGTGTGGTGACCATATCAATGCCAAAAATGCGGAGGGATTGACTGCACTTGATATCCCATCACAATACCCATTGGTTGAAGGGAAAGTGGACTATAAGGCGTCCATTAAAGACATGATAAGCAAAGCAGGAGGTTTGAGTGGTTCCTCGCTTCCCAAAACCTCAGTCCACATCGAATCTTTAAAAGGAAAGGTGTCAGTTCTTCAAAAATTTGCAACAATGGCAAGTCGTGGAAAGAAGGGAATCCCACATGAGATGCGTAACACATTTTTAGTGGTCACAGTGCTAATTATAACAGCCACATACACTGCCACTTTGAACCCTCCAAAGCAGCCTGATACCATTTCAAATTCCCGGAATTTCCATCTCAGGTATGACGCATCTGTAGGTTCAACCAGCACTGGACCCGCACCAACTCCTCCACCCgctgaagaagaaaaatttaaaaatatactagACGTGTCCACAATGTTTTGGTTATACAACACTTTAACTTTTTGGGCAGCAACTGTTTTAACGGCCTATCTCCTACCCAGCCGTTCAATCTGCTTGTTTATTCTCATAACACTTTCCTTGTTTGGGACCTGTTACATGCTTTTAGTTGCTGTTTCCATACGGACACTCGCACTTGAGTATTTGTTCTCTCTTTCGACTCCTGGATCCGTTTCCTATCCTCGTCTCAGCATTGCTAATTACTGCTTGGCAACGGTACTGGCTCTCGTGACGTTATACAGGACATCCTATTATATGCTATACAGGTTTGTACCCAAAAGAAGGTTCTTCCTCCTCCTACAAGTCGTTTCCCTTTGCATCTTTGCTGGTATTCTTGTTCCAGCTATCCTAAATTCCGAGACAATATTGGAGATTACCGAATACGGAATGTAG